A window of the Nitrospira sp. genome harbors these coding sequences:
- a CDS encoding cyclophilin-like fold protein, which translates to MTVQAKRIRITVGGVQLEAELRKTKTADEVYAALPVTAAISTWGEEFYFPISGVRDYRETATTQLKVGDIAFWGAGKVLAIFFGRTPMSLGADPVPADRVNIIGKIVGDASRFRQVMDVPTIHLEPG; encoded by the coding sequence ATGACCGTGCAGGCAAAGCGGATTCGTATCACCGTGGGGGGAGTTCAGCTGGAGGCAGAACTCAGAAAAACGAAGACGGCTGACGAAGTCTACGCGGCGCTTCCGGTCACGGCTGCGATCAGCACATGGGGAGAGGAATTTTACTTCCCGATTTCCGGGGTCCGCGACTATCGGGAAACGGCGACGACCCAGCTGAAGGTCGGAGACATCGCCTTCTGGGGAGCAGGGAAGGTGCTGGCGATCTTTTTTGGGAGAACCCCAATGAGTTTGGGGGCCGACCCGGTCCCGGCCGATCGGGTGAATATCATCGGGAAAATCGTCGGCGATGCGAGCCGATTTCGGCAGGTCATGGACGTCCCGACGATTCATCTCGAACCTGGGTGA
- a CDS encoding DUF507 family protein produces the protein MLSEDKVSHLSHVILTAIKQYAGARVKSDDARLLKEIKRVLAAELVQEQEIDRKVKAKLASYSRGIIEGSNEWDVLYRKLFEEETRKQMKV, from the coding sequence ATGTTGAGCGAGGACAAAGTCAGTCATCTGTCTCATGTGATTCTCACGGCCATCAAGCAATATGCCGGAGCGAGAGTCAAGAGCGATGATGCACGGTTGTTAAAAGAGATCAAGCGCGTGTTGGCTGCAGAGTTGGTCCAGGAACAGGAGATTGATCGAAAAGTGAAAGCCAAACTCGCGTCGTATTCCCGAGGCATTATTGAAGGGAGTAACGAATGGGACGTGCTGTATCGAAAGCTGTTCGAGGAAGAAACGCGCAAGCAGATGAAAGTCTGA
- a CDS encoding DUF507 family protein — MRLSKERGRHIAESLTGRLQAEGHLELVGERKGFVEALDQAITHELAAEDRVNAEVRQLLKAYEHQIEQGQVDYQKMFQMVKQKLVRERGIIL, encoded by the coding sequence ATGCGGCTGTCGAAAGAGCGGGGGCGGCATATAGCCGAGAGCCTCACCGGTCGTCTCCAAGCGGAAGGACACCTCGAACTAGTCGGAGAGCGCAAGGGATTCGTCGAGGCATTGGATCAGGCCATCACGCATGAGCTGGCCGCGGAGGATCGTGTGAATGCGGAGGTGCGGCAACTGCTGAAGGCCTATGAACATCAGATTGAGCAAGGGCAGGTCGACTATCAGAAGATGTTCCAGATGGTGAAACAAAAGTTAGTCCGTGAACGGGGCATCATTTTATAA